A genomic segment from Lujinxingia sediminis encodes:
- a CDS encoding AMP-binding protein produces the protein MSRAMAHDFYDDEQARTRAWPSLFGLLQTRAQRSPARGIYMRDERGAQEFRTYSQLLAGARRVGHALKERGVAPGERVLVAQPTCFDALISFFGVCALGAVPVPLPWPREIDAFKGLTNLMRWRRIARRYDARVLLCADLGVRAESGWPGVWPPYPLEHVLDPQRLLAGQPAHVDFQAFEPQPDDVAYIQSTSGTTGAPRGVMLTHAGLRTSLEAIGRRIEASSEDVQVSWLPLDNIMGLVGAVFFAMHWDIRLVLMPPERFLDQPEDWFWAIHDHRATLSLAPNFAYNYCVRRCQNSALEGLDLSSWRIAMNGSEPVRAQHMHRFRERFKAFGLQNWAQMPVYGMSEATLGIAFHPAGQPPRIDGINRRTLEWDRRAEPLPEAGAPSPYERMHVVSVGRPLDPVEICVIDEQGNELPERCLGEVAMKGPTVMAGYVDATKREASDVQPTRLRDGWLLTGDLGYVADGDLFYVSRRSDCIEAAGGKRLIFPEEVELFVDSVDGVRSGSTAIFSDPDHGDEDRLVVAFEVQTGADAGELDDRINALLAAHLDVHPVRLMHLPPRSVPKTASGKVRRQLCARLYADNLLGRRRSAWPAPGALRASLRDLSEALSASGESASVRLKALFGGASKDE, from the coding sequence ATGAGCCGCGCAATGGCCCACGACTTCTATGATGATGAGCAGGCGCGCACCCGCGCCTGGCCCTCGCTCTTCGGTCTTCTTCAGACCCGCGCACAGCGCTCGCCGGCGCGCGGCATTTATATGCGTGATGAGCGAGGAGCCCAGGAGTTTCGGACCTATTCTCAACTGCTGGCTGGCGCGCGACGTGTGGGCCATGCCCTCAAGGAGCGGGGCGTCGCCCCGGGAGAGCGCGTTTTGGTCGCGCAGCCTACCTGCTTCGACGCGTTGATAAGTTTTTTTGGGGTCTGCGCGCTGGGTGCCGTGCCCGTGCCGCTGCCCTGGCCGCGGGAGATCGACGCTTTCAAGGGGCTCACAAACCTGATGCGCTGGCGGCGTATCGCGCGCCGCTATGATGCCCGGGTGCTGCTCTGCGCCGACCTCGGAGTCCGTGCCGAGTCTGGCTGGCCAGGGGTCTGGCCCCCGTACCCCCTGGAGCACGTGCTCGACCCCCAGCGCCTGCTCGCCGGTCAGCCGGCTCACGTAGACTTTCAGGCCTTTGAGCCTCAACCCGACGATGTGGCTTATATCCAGTCGACCTCCGGCACCACCGGCGCGCCGCGTGGGGTGATGCTCACTCATGCCGGCCTGCGCACCTCGCTGGAGGCTATTGGCAGACGCATTGAGGCGTCTTCGGAAGATGTGCAGGTCTCCTGGCTTCCTCTCGACAATATCATGGGACTTGTAGGCGCGGTCTTCTTTGCGATGCACTGGGATATTCGCCTTGTGTTGATGCCCCCGGAACGTTTTCTGGATCAGCCCGAAGACTGGTTCTGGGCCATCCACGACCATCGCGCCACGTTAAGCCTGGCGCCGAACTTCGCTTACAACTACTGCGTGCGCCGCTGCCAGAACTCGGCATTAGAGGGGCTGGACCTCTCCAGCTGGCGTATCGCCATGAATGGCTCCGAGCCTGTGCGCGCTCAGCATATGCACCGCTTTCGTGAGCGTTTTAAGGCGTTTGGCCTTCAAAATTGGGCGCAGATGCCCGTCTACGGCATGAGTGAGGCCACACTGGGGATTGCTTTTCATCCCGCCGGCCAGCCTCCACGCATCGACGGCATCAACCGGCGCACACTGGAGTGGGACCGTCGGGCCGAGCCTTTGCCCGAGGCCGGCGCGCCCTCACCCTACGAGCGCATGCACGTCGTCTCGGTCGGTCGCCCCCTCGATCCGGTGGAGATCTGCGTGATCGACGAGCAGGGTAACGAGCTCCCCGAACGCTGCCTTGGCGAGGTGGCCATGAAGGGGCCTACAGTGATGGCGGGCTATGTTGACGCGACCAAACGCGAGGCCTCCGATGTGCAACCCACCCGTCTTCGTGATGGATGGCTGCTCACCGGTGATCTGGGCTACGTGGCCGATGGCGATCTTTTCTATGTCAGCCGCCGCTCCGACTGTATCGAGGCCGCAGGGGGGAAACGATTGATCTTCCCCGAAGAAGTCGAGCTCTTCGTCGACTCGGTCGACGGGGTGCGTTCAGGCAGCACAGCGATCTTTTCTGACCCGGACCATGGTGATGAGGATCGCCTGGTTGTGGCGTTTGAGGTTCAGACAGGCGCCGACGCGGGCGAGCTCGACGATCGCATCAACGCGCTGCTGGCGGCTCACCTCGATGTGCATCCGGTAAGGCTGATGCACCTGCCTCCGCGATCGGTGCCCAAGACCGCGTCGGGCAAGGTGCGCCGTCAGCTCTGCGCCAGGCTCTACGCCGACAACCTGCTCGGCCGCCGGCGCTCCGCCTGGCCCGCTCCGGGCGCGCTGCGCGCAAGCCTGAGAGACCTCTCCGAGGCGCTCTCCGCCAGCGGTGAGTCGGCCTCAGTGCGCCTCAAGGCGCTCTTCGGTGGCGCGTCAAAAGACGAGTAA
- a CDS encoding GAF domain-containing protein has protein sequence MQYEVFIPAAEEGGFDVTIEVEASNWTQALKTGLERLGEGMVRNVMCDIKSDNSIHVTDATSQRVFIIREVEAQAGAEPEPPQAATVKMEPLARPEPAAEVEPTQEPEPEPEVEPTQEPEPEPEVEPTQEPEPEPEVEPTPEPEPEPEVEPTQEPEPKAEAKPEPESEQWQSDDGKMRISSSTFESLQRDDVEEKPRVISESRHKTGERSAVTIGRTDEKVAANLIEDVFLEIQAIHENNMALEDVVNFVMDMVMEKLNAESGSILFADVNGRELYFAAARGPKAEEIMSFRVPMGQGIVGFCAREGVSLAISDVHQDPRFYKKISESLGYETTSLACSPVQFEGRVYGAIEVINKKGASSFAGQEISAMAYIGRQLAEFIHELIMAREKIEA, from the coding sequence CGGCCTGGAGCGCCTCGGCGAGGGCATGGTTCGCAACGTGATGTGCGATATTAAGAGCGACAACTCCATCCACGTCACCGACGCCACCAGCCAGCGGGTCTTCATCATCCGTGAGGTTGAGGCTCAGGCCGGCGCCGAGCCCGAGCCTCCTCAGGCGGCTACCGTCAAGATGGAGCCCCTGGCTCGCCCTGAACCCGCAGCTGAAGTTGAGCCAACACAGGAGCCCGAACCCGAGCCCGAAGTTGAGCCAACACAGGAGCCCGAACCCGAGCCCGAAGTTGAGCCAACACAGGAGCCCGAACCCGAGCCCGAAGTTGAGCCAACACCGGAGCCCGAACCCGAGCCCGAAGTTGAGCCAACACAGGAGCCCGAACCCAAAGCCGAGGCGAAGCCCGAACCCGAGTCCGAGCAGTGGCAATCCGACGACGGCAAAATGCGCATCAGCTCCTCGACCTTCGAGTCGCTGCAACGCGACGATGTGGAGGAGAAGCCCCGTGTCATCAGCGAGTCGCGCCACAAGACCGGCGAGCGCAGCGCGGTGACGATCGGCCGCACCGACGAGAAGGTCGCCGCAAATCTCATTGAGGATGTGTTCCTGGAGATCCAGGCCATCCATGAGAACAACATGGCGCTCGAAGACGTCGTCAACTTCGTGATGGACATGGTCATGGAGAAGCTCAACGCCGAGAGCGGCTCCATTCTCTTCGCCGACGTCAATGGCCGCGAGCTCTACTTTGCCGCCGCCCGCGGTCCCAAAGCTGAAGAGATCATGAGCTTCCGCGTGCCGATGGGCCAGGGCATCGTTGGTTTCTGCGCCCGTGAAGGCGTCAGCCTGGCGATCAGTGACGTCCATCAAGACCCCCGTTTTTACAAAAAGATCTCCGAGTCGCTGGGATACGAAACGACCAGCCTGGCCTGTTCCCCGGTTCAGTTTGAGGGCCGGGTTTACGGCGCGATCGAAGTTATCAACAAGAAAGGTGCCAGCTCGTTTGCCGGCCAGGAGATCAGCGCGATGGCCTACATCGGCCGCCAGCTCGCCGAGTTCATTCACGAGCTGATTATGGCCCGCGAGAAGATCGAAGCCTGA